The following proteins are encoded in a genomic region of Roseisolibacter agri:
- a CDS encoding ParB/RepB/Spo0J family partition protein produces the protein MRRGRIDPSQLAAAYAVDESELAVLKQWAPQATEVIVRAPVASIHASPFQPKGRPSARAVAAVAAALAQSGAPSVLIEEAGARDLARLDAEARALVELVADIDEHGVETPLEVRRVGDGFELLSGHRRLAAANLAGLADVPVVDRGAIPDHAAAAIVYRRNLLRKDFTAWQEAVSFSAIQRNRREAGLPDSVRAVARALGSSHGRAGDLLSIARAFSPELLSSLGAGDPELAEEALARLTFRTLREVATLPNADDRLAAAREVTGLGVAAVERTPRSVCEHVPRRGGGFTLTVRTSPERMSVDEARATLAVLEEMAAKVRNRLGTG, from the coding sequence ATGAGACGCGGGCGCATCGACCCGTCGCAGCTCGCGGCCGCCTACGCCGTCGACGAGTCGGAGCTGGCGGTGCTCAAGCAGTGGGCGCCGCAGGCGACCGAGGTCATCGTGCGAGCGCCCGTCGCCAGCATCCACGCCTCGCCGTTCCAGCCCAAGGGGCGACCGTCGGCGCGGGCGGTCGCGGCGGTGGCCGCGGCGCTGGCGCAGTCCGGCGCGCCCTCCGTGCTCATCGAGGAGGCCGGTGCCCGCGACCTCGCGCGCCTGGACGCCGAGGCGCGTGCGCTGGTCGAGCTCGTCGCCGACATCGACGAGCACGGGGTCGAGACCCCGCTCGAGGTGCGCCGCGTTGGCGACGGCTTCGAGCTGCTGTCGGGTCACCGACGCCTTGCCGCCGCCAACCTGGCGGGGTTGGCTGACGTTCCCGTGGTCGACCGGGGCGCCATCCCCGACCATGCGGCGGCCGCGATCGTCTACCGCCGCAACCTGCTGCGGAAGGATTTCACCGCTTGGCAGGAGGCCGTCTCGTTCTCGGCCATCCAGCGCAACCGGCGCGAGGCGGGGCTTCCCGACAGCGTCCGGGCGGTGGCGCGTGCGCTCGGCTCGAGCCATGGACGTGCCGGCGACCTGCTCTCGATCGCCCGCGCCTTCTCGCCGGAGCTCCTGTCCTCGCTCGGTGCGGGCGACCCGGAGCTGGCGGAGGAGGCGCTGGCGCGGCTGACGTTCCGGACGCTGCGCGAGGTCGCGACGCTTCCGAACGCGGACGATCGGCTGGCGGCGGCGCGGGAGGTGACCGGGCTCGGGGTCGCGGCGGTCGAGCGGACGCCGCGGTCGGTCTGCGAGCACGTGCCGCGTCGCGGCGGCGGCTTCACGCTCACCGTGCGCACGTCGCCGGAGCGCATGAGCGTGGACGAGGCGCGGGCGACGCTCGCGGTGCTCGAGGAGATGGCCGCCAAGGTCCGGAACCGGCTCGGAACGGGCTGA
- a CDS encoding protein kinase domain-containing protein: MPPTARPVPLPPHLAHWQLPIGWSWGGDALQEDHRHFQEVVDALGRSLSLVSAPNPAHQEWLHEEARALAHRNHPSIPTTYHYWASAPRESRRGPGYLRRWIAGETLAARVRRLGADDIPAALRLLREAGSAIGYLHDSGATHGALAGRTTWLTPSGRIWILGWQWAIARERVPPGLMPDPTAVPPAPEWRGRWVPTPASDQFQLGALAFLALTGEQPPSTDIPPLRLVRPDCPRSLADVIERALREDPAERYSSVTALVRALDRGVSVRTPIIGGPDSTGEVVAQTPEARLRWATGDDYDIIAKLGAGTFGSVWRVRDLALGREVALKMLHPHIARDAAAVQRFRREAQLAAQLAHPAIVPIFDFDTRANVSWYTMELAEGGSVAELVRRQGPRPLRDVAPQVEFVLEGLAAAHAIGVIHRDLKPENLLIDRYRRWRVADFGIANALGEEIAGASGTPAFAPPEQLLGEAQSPASDCFSIAAIVYFALTGETPFRGNDGPTVLASQLAGRVDFSRFAAPVAAWLRKGLAVDQDTRWNDATAMLTAWRIARTTALRTEQRSRWWRRLLGARSRG; the protein is encoded by the coding sequence GTGCCCCCGACCGCCCGCCCCGTTCCACTTCCGCCGCACCTCGCGCACTGGCAGCTCCCCATCGGGTGGAGCTGGGGCGGCGACGCGCTGCAGGAGGACCATCGCCACTTCCAGGAGGTGGTCGATGCGCTGGGGCGTTCGCTGTCGCTCGTGAGCGCGCCCAACCCGGCGCACCAGGAGTGGCTGCACGAGGAGGCGCGCGCGCTGGCGCACCGCAACCACCCGTCGATCCCGACGACGTACCACTACTGGGCGTCCGCGCCGCGCGAGTCGCGCCGCGGCCCGGGGTACCTGCGGCGCTGGATCGCCGGCGAGACGCTCGCGGCGCGCGTGCGCCGGCTGGGAGCCGACGACATCCCGGCCGCGCTCCGCCTGCTGCGCGAGGCCGGCTCCGCGATCGGCTACCTGCACGACAGCGGCGCGACGCACGGCGCGCTCGCCGGCCGCACCACCTGGCTCACGCCGTCGGGCCGCATCTGGATCCTCGGATGGCAGTGGGCGATCGCGCGCGAGCGCGTGCCGCCGGGCCTCATGCCCGATCCGACGGCCGTCCCGCCGGCGCCCGAGTGGCGTGGCCGCTGGGTGCCGACGCCGGCCAGCGACCAGTTCCAGCTCGGCGCGCTCGCCTTCCTCGCGCTCACGGGCGAGCAGCCGCCGTCCACGGACATCCCGCCGCTGCGGCTCGTGCGGCCGGACTGCCCCCGCAGCCTGGCCGACGTCATCGAGCGCGCGCTGCGCGAGGATCCGGCCGAGCGCTACTCGTCGGTGACCGCGCTCGTGCGCGCGCTCGATCGCGGCGTCTCCGTCCGCACGCCGATCATCGGCGGGCCCGACTCCACCGGCGAGGTGGTCGCGCAGACGCCCGAGGCGCGCCTCCGCTGGGCCACCGGCGACGACTACGACATCATCGCCAAGCTCGGTGCCGGCACCTTCGGCTCCGTGTGGCGCGTGCGCGACCTCGCGCTCGGCCGCGAGGTCGCGCTCAAGATGCTGCACCCGCACATCGCGCGCGACGCGGCGGCGGTGCAGCGCTTCCGCCGCGAGGCGCAGCTCGCGGCGCAGCTCGCGCATCCGGCCATCGTCCCCATCTTCGACTTCGACACGCGCGCCAACGTGTCGTGGTACACGATGGAGCTCGCGGAAGGCGGCTCGGTCGCGGAGCTGGTGCGCCGGCAGGGCCCGCGCCCGCTGCGCGACGTCGCGCCGCAGGTGGAGTTCGTGCTCGAGGGGCTGGCCGCCGCGCACGCGATCGGCGTGATCCACCGCGACCTGAAGCCCGAGAACCTGCTGATCGATCGCTACCGTCGCTGGCGCGTCGCCGACTTCGGCATCGCGAACGCGCTCGGCGAGGAGATCGCGGGCGCGTCGGGCACGCCCGCCTTCGCGCCGCCCGAGCAGCTGCTCGGCGAGGCGCAGAGCCCCGCCAGCGACTGCTTCTCGATCGCGGCCATCGTCTACTTCGCGCTCACGGGCGAGACGCCGTTCCGCGGCAACGACGGGCCGACGGTGCTGGCGTCGCAGCTCGCCGGCCGCGTGGACTTCTCGCGCTTCGCCGCGCCCGTCGCCGCGTGGCTGCGCAAGGGGCTCGCGGTCGATCAGGACACGCGCTGGAACGACGCGACGGCGATGCTGACGGCGTGGCGCATCGCGCGCACCACCGCGCTGCGCACCGAGCAGCGCAGCCGCTGGTGGCGCCGGCTGCTCGGCGCGCGCTCGCGCGGCTGA
- a CDS encoding FKBP-type peptidyl-prolyl cis-trans isomerase, with the protein MLRTFRAHLRVPLLALSAAAAITVAACEEVTAPLEDPASTTYAPALGVNIGQMTRTASGLYVQTLVSTSGAVADTGHTVTAYYVGYLTNGRQFDSNRGTGRPITFQLGRGQVIKGWDEGVRGMRVGERRRLVVPPQLGYGGSTSGIIPAGSVLVFEIDLVSTTPPTTTTSGS; encoded by the coding sequence ATGCTTCGCACGTTCCGCGCGCACCTTCGCGTGCCGCTGCTCGCCCTCTCCGCCGCTGCCGCGATCACCGTCGCCGCCTGCGAGGAGGTGACCGCGCCCCTCGAGGACCCCGCGTCGACGACCTACGCGCCCGCGCTCGGCGTGAACATCGGCCAGATGACGCGCACGGCGTCCGGGCTCTACGTGCAGACGCTGGTGAGCACCTCCGGCGCCGTGGCCGACACGGGCCACACGGTGACGGCCTACTACGTCGGCTACCTCACCAACGGGCGCCAGTTCGACAGCAACCGCGGGACCGGCCGCCCCATCACCTTCCAGCTCGGGCGCGGCCAGGTCATCAAGGGGTGGGACGAGGGCGTCCGAGGCATGCGCGTGGGTGAGCGCCGCCGGCTCGTCGTCCCGCCCCAGCTCGGCTACGGCGGCAGCACCAGCGGCATCATCCCGGCCGGCTCGGTCCTCGTGTTCGAGATCGACCTCGTGAGCACGACACCACCGACGACGACCACGTCAGGCAGCTGA
- a CDS encoding GGDEF domain-containing protein produces the protein MLRTPAFALLLATALLGAFAAVSAPGAEGYVVGPDGHVALGRLLAAGTAAGAVVALLRSYGTLRHAVALRTRAEAEARAAALTDELTGLYNRRGFRALAEHQLRIVRRNGGDVLLLFLDLNRFKPINDRYGHAEGDRALCEMAALLRATVRDTDVVARLGGDEFAVLVVDADDATERAVITRLARALAQRNAVPERRYRLEAAIGAARFDDDRGAELDEMLQRADAALYASKRQQRLQTA, from the coding sequence GTGCTCCGCACCCCGGCCTTCGCCCTCCTGCTCGCGACCGCGCTCCTCGGCGCCTTCGCGGCGGTATCGGCGCCCGGAGCCGAGGGCTACGTCGTGGGGCCTGACGGACACGTGGCGCTGGGTCGACTGCTGGCCGCGGGGACGGCCGCGGGCGCCGTGGTGGCGCTGCTGCGCAGCTACGGCACGCTGCGCCACGCCGTGGCATTGCGGACGCGCGCCGAGGCGGAGGCGAGGGCCGCCGCGCTGACGGACGAGCTGACGGGGCTCTACAACCGCCGCGGCTTCCGGGCGCTGGCCGAGCATCAACTGCGGATCGTGCGGCGCAACGGCGGCGACGTGCTGCTGCTCTTCCTCGACCTCAACCGGTTCAAGCCGATCAACGACCGCTACGGGCACGCGGAGGGCGACCGGGCGCTGTGCGAGATGGCGGCGCTGCTCCGGGCCACCGTCCGCGACACCGACGTCGTGGCGCGCCTCGGCGGCGACGAGTTCGCGGTGCTGGTCGTGGACGCCGACGACGCCACCGAGCGCGCGGTGATCACGCGGCTCGCGCGGGCGCTGGCGCAGCGGAACGCCGTTCCGGAGCGTCGCTACCGGCTGGAAGCCGCGATCGGCGCGGCGCGCTTCGACGACGACCGCGGCGCGGAGCTGGACGAGATGCTCCAGCGAGCGGACGCCGCGCTCTACGCCAGCAAGCGGCAGCAGCGGCTGCAGACCGCCTGA
- a CDS encoding ParA family protein, with translation MSVRQSDTARIIAVGSGKGGTGKTTVAAALAFALANDHARDVALIDFDPQGSLTRFTGQRAVADPLQAEPVEILGMTLYRGGATLAGVSPSALTQHLRRASRPGRTIVVDMRPMLDDPGHAVVLSTPGVFLLVVPELNPESIPEARKLAAMAEARGIPFRVVGNKEENRRPVKRALEFLSTGFGTEMSDVVIKRGAAVAEAHERQLPVTAYAPDSPPGRAIRALADELVAEGVA, from the coding sequence ATGAGCGTCCGACAGTCGGACACCGCCCGCATCATCGCCGTCGGCAGTGGCAAGGGAGGCACGGGCAAGACCACCGTCGCCGCCGCCCTCGCGTTCGCCCTCGCCAACGATCACGCGCGCGACGTCGCGCTGATCGATTTCGATCCCCAGGGCTCGCTCACGCGCTTCACCGGACAGCGCGCCGTCGCCGACCCGCTCCAGGCCGAACCCGTCGAGATCCTCGGGATGACCCTGTACCGGGGTGGCGCGACGCTGGCGGGCGTGAGCCCGAGCGCGCTCACGCAGCATCTCCGACGTGCGTCGCGGCCCGGCCGCACCATCGTCGTGGACATGCGACCGATGCTGGACGATCCCGGGCACGCCGTCGTGCTGTCGACGCCCGGCGTCTTCCTGCTCGTCGTGCCCGAGCTCAACCCCGAGTCGATTCCCGAGGCGCGCAAGCTCGCGGCGATGGCGGAGGCGCGCGGCATTCCCTTCCGCGTGGTCGGCAACAAGGAGGAGAACCGGCGCCCCGTGAAGCGGGCCCTGGAGTTCCTCTCGACCGGCTTCGGCACGGAGATGTCGGACGTCGTGATCAAGCGCGGGGCGGCGGTGGCCGAGGCGCACGAGCGCCAGCTGCCGGTGACCGCGTATGCGCCAGATTCGCCGCCGGGCCGGGCCATCCGCGCGCTCGCCGACGAGCTCGTGGCGGAGGGGGTGGCATGA
- a CDS encoding ATP-binding protein: MDDVDGAAASRRAGRRRMAALLPAAAAVLGAAWWLRDPRELYLALVAAATVLGLAVALWPAAGRGVRPYLRATIFALAVLAFLVPAWTAQRGIDALDADGDAVLRQARAQAVARLDTRVAELTGEAETLARAALDAVGPPSEEPLSGEGAAAARAAAFARLAPLVEGTPERAVAVLRRGVPVAWAGAMRLRPDSLPIEHGVASSPLWTVLHADVADGRDRAVATVLLHAAQPADTLSAPLDREIAHEAGVRAFEFTTRADAAADSAARVEAGLPPLPADSAWSVVDGAASGVLARPLVPSLGEARQRAVDEGRRRGTPALLLTAFVLVVLAWQGPAALGRRLAVLLVPLAAIAIAPLNALSNATLLFDPALYFAAVGGPFTASMGALALTSAVLLVGLFAILRTGRAIASRAIAAVAVLAIAGVAPFLLRAVSRGITPPALGAPVGLWVAWEVSLFLAAAVILVAGAAAGRAAVRAGRGLHPLTAPVLAGISALLGPVLWAAPVGWPRWYPALWIVAVVALTLTRRTNAVLVAAAAVAGLGASTLVWSATARKRVDLALRDVQGLATPDPDALLLLERLGRTLAPDAALRARPYAPGDLLRKFAESPLAAAGFPVALASWTPVDSLAEDSVVTRVATAVWPVDTMLLRAAVRAARDERAPVLRVVAADQGVAPVLAVPHPGGVVTTVLLYPRTRLQPESPVATLLGLPRPPAGDPPYALSLLGRVARPDASPRRAAEAAGVESVRPRWQREGTEVHGDWLVPLPNGWTRAHAEIELRPFSVLVQRGALLVLFDLLLIGALWALPALADGAAPRWWRWWRGAWRRSYRARLTLALFGFFAVPTSAFAVWSYRQLQAGDRQSRELLVRETLRATATADVSSDATPLRTLSERLGTPLLVYERGVLARASDPAIVELAPFGRLLPPAQMLSVGVGEEVTASDELDIGDAQTLVGFRAALTSPEERVVFAAPARDDDPALAQRRRDLGFLVALAVMGGALAALWLSGLAARELERPVGALRVAALAIAGEERRRPPGGAIEASATSAADVLQAALAARPPAEFRPVFGAFRRMAADLAASRAALESARRRTATVLRDVASGVVAVDADGCVTLANPSAEALLERALPPGATLEETAPAALAARVRAFLAGGGAGDEEAFDLELHGRQLRARLTQLGGAERREPVGAVLTLDDLTELTRAQRVLAWGEMARQVAHEIKNPLTPIRLGVQHLRRAFRDGRADFDVILERNVDRVLDEIDRLDEIARTFSRYGMAPEHRAPAEPVDVAAVARDVVALERMGQGAVAWELSGADHATLALARDAELREVLLNLLENARLAHARHVRVALACSDGEVALRVEDDGHGIPEDVLPRIFEPHFSTRTSGSGLGLAISRRMVEAWGGTIAVRSAPGAGTTLTVTLRAG, from the coding sequence TTGGACGACGTCGACGGCGCCGCGGCGTCGCGCAGGGCGGGGCGGCGACGGATGGCGGCGCTGCTGCCGGCCGCGGCCGCGGTGCTGGGCGCCGCCTGGTGGCTGCGCGATCCGCGCGAACTGTACCTGGCGCTCGTGGCGGCCGCCACGGTGCTCGGGCTGGCGGTCGCGCTCTGGCCCGCGGCCGGCCGCGGCGTGCGCCCGTACCTCCGCGCGACGATCTTCGCGCTGGCGGTCCTCGCGTTCCTGGTGCCCGCGTGGACCGCGCAGCGCGGCATCGACGCGCTCGACGCGGACGGCGACGCGGTGCTGCGACAGGCGCGCGCGCAGGCCGTCGCGCGCCTCGACACGCGCGTGGCGGAGCTGACGGGCGAGGCCGAGACGCTCGCGCGGGCGGCGCTCGACGCGGTCGGACCGCCGTCGGAGGAGCCGCTGTCCGGTGAAGGAGCCGCCGCGGCGCGCGCGGCCGCGTTCGCGCGCCTCGCGCCGCTCGTCGAGGGCACGCCCGAGCGCGCCGTCGCGGTGCTGCGGCGCGGCGTGCCGGTCGCATGGGCCGGCGCGATGCGCCTGCGCCCCGATTCTCTCCCGATCGAGCACGGCGTCGCGTCGTCGCCGCTGTGGACGGTGCTGCATGCCGACGTCGCGGACGGTCGCGACCGCGCCGTCGCCACGGTGCTGCTGCACGCCGCGCAGCCGGCCGACACGCTGAGTGCGCCGCTCGACCGCGAGATCGCGCACGAAGCGGGCGTGCGCGCGTTCGAGTTCACGACGCGCGCCGACGCGGCCGCCGATTCGGCCGCGCGCGTCGAGGCCGGGCTGCCGCCGCTGCCGGCCGATTCCGCGTGGTCGGTCGTGGACGGCGCGGCGTCCGGCGTCCTCGCGCGCCCGTTGGTGCCCTCGCTCGGCGAGGCGCGCCAGCGCGCGGTGGACGAGGGGCGCCGGCGCGGCACGCCCGCGCTGCTGCTGACGGCGTTCGTGCTGGTGGTGCTGGCGTGGCAGGGGCCTGCCGCCCTCGGACGGCGGCTCGCCGTGCTGCTCGTGCCGCTCGCCGCGATCGCGATCGCGCCGCTCAACGCGCTCTCGAACGCGACGCTGCTGTTCGACCCGGCGCTCTACTTCGCGGCGGTGGGTGGCCCGTTCACGGCCAGCATGGGCGCGCTCGCGCTCACCAGCGCGGTGCTGCTGGTCGGCCTGTTCGCGATCCTCCGCACCGGTCGCGCGATCGCCTCGCGCGCGATCGCGGCCGTCGCGGTGCTCGCGATCGCCGGCGTCGCGCCCTTCCTGCTGCGTGCCGTGTCGCGCGGCATCACGCCGCCCGCGCTCGGCGCGCCGGTGGGCCTCTGGGTCGCGTGGGAGGTCTCGCTCTTCCTCGCCGCCGCGGTGATCCTGGTCGCCGGCGCGGCGGCCGGACGCGCGGCCGTGCGCGCGGGCCGCGGACTGCATCCGCTGACCGCGCCCGTGCTCGCGGGCATCTCCGCGCTCCTGGGGCCCGTGCTCTGGGCCGCGCCCGTGGGCTGGCCGCGCTGGTATCCCGCGCTCTGGATCGTCGCGGTGGTCGCGCTCACGCTGACGCGTCGCACGAATGCGGTGCTCGTCGCCGCGGCGGCGGTCGCGGGCCTCGGCGCGTCCACGCTGGTGTGGAGCGCGACCGCGCGGAAGCGCGTCGATCTGGCGCTGCGCGACGTGCAGGGTCTCGCGACGCCGGACCCCGACGCGCTGCTGCTGCTCGAGCGGCTGGGGCGCACGCTCGCGCCCGACGCCGCGCTGCGTGCGCGCCCGTACGCGCCCGGCGACCTGCTGCGGAAGTTCGCCGAGTCGCCGCTGGCGGCCGCGGGGTTTCCGGTGGCACTCGCGAGCTGGACGCCCGTCGACTCGCTGGCGGAAGACTCCGTCGTCACGCGCGTCGCGACCGCGGTCTGGCCGGTGGACACGATGCTGCTGCGCGCGGCCGTGCGCGCGGCACGCGACGAGCGCGCGCCGGTGCTGCGCGTCGTCGCGGCCGACCAGGGCGTCGCGCCGGTGCTCGCGGTGCCGCATCCCGGTGGCGTCGTGACGACGGTGCTGCTCTATCCGCGCACGCGCCTGCAGCCCGAGAGCCCCGTCGCGACGCTGCTCGGCCTCCCGCGCCCGCCGGCCGGCGACCCGCCGTACGCGCTGTCGCTGCTCGGCCGCGTCGCGCGTCCCGACGCGAGCCCGCGCCGCGCGGCGGAGGCGGCCGGCGTCGAATCCGTGCGGCCGCGCTGGCAGCGTGAGGGGACGGAGGTGCACGGCGACTGGCTCGTGCCGCTGCCGAACGGCTGGACGCGCGCGCACGCCGAGATCGAGCTGCGGCCGTTCAGCGTGCTGGTGCAGCGCGGGGCGCTGCTCGTCCTGTTCGACCTGCTGCTCATCGGCGCGCTGTGGGCGCTGCCCGCGCTGGCCGACGGCGCCGCGCCGCGCTGGTGGCGGTGGTGGCGCGGCGCGTGGCGGCGCAGCTACCGCGCGCGGCTCACGCTCGCGCTGTTCGGCTTCTTCGCCGTGCCGACGAGCGCGTTCGCCGTCTGGTCGTACCGACAGCTGCAGGCGGGCGACCGCCAGTCGCGCGAGCTGCTGGTGCGCGAGACGCTGCGCGCGACGGCGACCGCCGACGTGTCGTCCGATGCCACGCCGCTGCGCACGCTCTCCGAGCGACTCGGCACGCCGCTGCTGGTCTACGAGCGCGGCGTCCTGGCGCGCGCGAGCGATCCGGCGATCGTGGAGCTGGCGCCGTTCGGCCGCCTGCTGCCGCCGGCGCAGATGCTCTCCGTCGGCGTCGGTGAGGAGGTGACCGCCAGCGACGAGCTGGATATCGGCGATGCGCAGACGCTGGTGGGCTTCCGTGCGGCGCTGACGTCGCCCGAGGAGCGCGTGGTGTTCGCGGCGCCGGCGCGCGACGACGATCCCGCGCTCGCGCAGCGGCGGCGCGACCTCGGCTTCCTCGTCGCGCTGGCCGTCATGGGCGGCGCGCTCGCGGCGCTCTGGCTCAGCGGGCTGGCGGCGCGTGAGCTCGAACGGCCCGTCGGCGCGCTGCGCGTGGCGGCGCTGGCGATCGCCGGCGAGGAGCGCCGGCGTCCGCCCGGCGGCGCGATCGAGGCGTCGGCGACGTCGGCGGCGGACGTGCTGCAGGCGGCGCTCGCCGCGCGGCCGCCCGCGGAGTTCCGGCCGGTGTTCGGCGCGTTCCGTCGCATGGCCGCGGATCTCGCGGCCAGCCGCGCCGCGCTCGAGTCGGCGCGGCGCCGCACCGCCACCGTGCTGCGCGACGTCGCCAGCGGCGTGGTCGCCGTCGACGCCGATGGCTGCGTCACGCTCGCGAATCCCAGCGCCGAGGCGCTGCTGGAGCGCGCGCTGCCGCCGGGCGCCACGCTCGAGGAGACCGCGCCCGCCGCGCTCGCGGCGCGCGTGCGCGCCTTCCTCGCCGGCGGCGGCGCCGGCGACGAGGAGGCGTTCGATCTGGAGCTGCACGGGCGTCAGCTGCGCGCGCGCCTGACGCAGCTCGGCGGCGCGGAGCGACGCGAGCCCGTGGGCGCGGTGCTCACGCTCGACGACCTGACGGAGCTCACGCGCGCGCAGCGCGTGCTCGCGTGGGGCGAGATGGCGCGCCAGGTCGCGCACGAGATCAAGAACCCGCTCACGCCCATCCGCCTGGGCGTGCAGCACCTCCGGCGCGCGTTCCGCGACGGGCGCGCCGACTTCGACGTGATCCTCGAGCGCAACGTGGACCGCGTGCTCGACGAGATCGACCGGCTCGACGAGATCGCGCGCACGTTCAGCCGCTACGGCATGGCGCCCGAGCACCGCGCGCCGGCCGAGCCCGTGGACGTCGCGGCCGTCGCGCGCGACGTCGTCGCGCTGGAGCGGATGGGGCAGGGCGCGGTCGCATGGGAGCTGTCGGGTGCCGACCACGCGACGCTCGCGCTGGCGCGCGACGCGGAGCTGCGCGAGGTGCTGCTCAACCTCCTCGAGAACGCGCGGCTCGCCCACGCGCGCCACGTGCGCGTCGCGCTCGCGTGCAGCGACGGCGAGGTGGCGCTGCGCGTCGAGGACGACGGGCACGGGATCCCCGAGGACGTGCTGCCGCGCATCTTCGAGCCGCACTTCTCGACGCGCACCAGCGGCAGCGGGCTGGGGCTCGCGATCAGCCGGCGCATGGTGGAGGCGTGGGGCGGCACGATCGCGGTGCGGAGCGCGCCCGGCGCCGGCACCACCCTCACCGTCACGCTGCGCGCCGGCTGA
- a CDS encoding NAD-dependent succinate-semialdehyde dehydrogenase: MPIATVNPTTGETLQTFPAHDDAQVEAALARAADAARSWRRTPLAERAAVVARAAEVLDADRERFARLMTLEMGKPLQAARDEAAKCATACRWYAEHGARILAPETLVDDAQGTGRVILQPLGVVLAIMPWNFPFWQVVRFAAPALVAGNVGLLKHASNVPQCALALEEIFTRAGAPAGVFQTLLVEARRVEAIIADPRVAAATLTGSEGAGASVGAAAGRHLKKVVLELGGSDPFVVMPSADLDAAARTAVTARTINNGQSCIAAKRFVVHTNVYDAFLERFVAGMRALKVGDPMDAATQIGPLATAQVRDDVADQVRRSVDEGARLMCGGASLGGDGFFYAPTVLADVTRDGVPAREEVFGPVAAVFRARDLDDAIAIANDTPYGLGSSAWTRDAEEMRRLEGELEAGSVFLNGMVVSDPRLPFGGIKRSGHGRELSAIGLREFVNVKTVRTARAAEASGGTTE, from the coding sequence ATGCCCATCGCGACCGTGAACCCGACCACCGGGGAGACGCTGCAGACGTTCCCCGCGCATGACGACGCGCAGGTCGAGGCCGCGCTGGCGCGTGCCGCCGATGCCGCGCGCTCGTGGCGGCGGACGCCGCTCGCCGAACGTGCGGCGGTGGTCGCCCGCGCGGCGGAGGTGCTCGATGCCGATCGCGAGCGCTTCGCGCGGCTGATGACGCTGGAGATGGGCAAGCCGCTGCAGGCCGCGCGCGACGAGGCGGCCAAGTGCGCGACCGCGTGCCGCTGGTACGCCGAACACGGCGCGCGCATCCTGGCGCCGGAGACGCTCGTCGACGACGCGCAGGGCACCGGCCGCGTGATCCTGCAGCCACTCGGCGTCGTGCTCGCGATCATGCCGTGGAACTTCCCGTTCTGGCAGGTCGTGCGCTTCGCGGCGCCCGCGCTGGTCGCGGGGAACGTCGGGCTGCTGAAGCACGCGTCCAACGTGCCGCAGTGCGCGCTCGCGCTGGAGGAGATCTTCACGCGAGCGGGCGCGCCGGCGGGCGTGTTCCAGACGCTGCTCGTGGAGGCGCGGCGCGTCGAGGCGATCATCGCCGATCCGCGCGTCGCGGCGGCGACGCTCACCGGCAGCGAGGGCGCGGGCGCATCGGTGGGCGCGGCCGCGGGGCGTCACCTGAAGAAGGTCGTGCTGGAGCTGGGCGGCAGCGATCCGTTCGTCGTGATGCCGAGCGCGGACCTCGACGCGGCGGCGCGCACGGCGGTGACGGCGCGCACGATCAACAACGGGCAGTCGTGCATCGCGGCGAAGCGCTTCGTCGTGCACACCAACGTGTACGACGCGTTCCTCGAGCGCTTCGTGGCGGGGATGCGCGCGCTGAAGGTCGGCGATCCGATGGACGCCGCGACGCAGATCGGACCGCTCGCGACCGCGCAGGTGCGCGACGACGTCGCGGACCAGGTGCGCCGCTCGGTGGACGAGGGGGCGCGCCTGATGTGCGGCGGCGCGTCGCTGGGCGGCGACGGCTTCTTCTACGCGCCGACGGTGCTCGCGGACGTGACGCGCGACGGCGTGCCGGCGCGCGAGGAGGTGTTCGGGCCCGTCGCCGCGGTGTTCCGCGCGCGCGACCTGGACGACGCGATCGCGATCGCCAACGACACGCCGTACGGCCTGGGCTCGAGCGCGTGGACGCGCGACGCCGAGGAGATGCGTCGCCTCGAGGGGGAGCTCGAGGCGGGCAGCGTCTTCCTCAACGGCATGGTCGTGTCGGACCCGCGGCTGCCGTTCGGCGGGATCAAGCGCTCGGGCCACGGGCGCGAGCTGAGCGCGATCGGGCTGCGCGAGTTCGTCAACGTGAAGACGGTGCGCACCGCGCGCGCCGCCGAGGCGTCGGGCGGCACGACCGAGTAG